The following proteins come from a genomic window of Macrobrachium nipponense isolate FS-2020 chromosome 18, ASM1510439v2, whole genome shotgun sequence:
- the LOC135197011 gene encoding uncharacterized protein LOC135197011, whose product MGKERIQGLLLFMAFVLVLSFAVLVTSTVYPRGTGGGCEDKESCLLSPTLGRIELVREASLVIIAEKHKSVRKHHLKQWPTNEEWTAIIEALGNNEQPEYVANHGLTVQQIQNGSYDYSYGNDGIYHSKMYGKIHTNGNRGHAASMYFQMATGKTGTPSLHYESGFVTLSQIHFLQGRGTAQWKGKAQGAFFNKNHDGSYTVFALATGTVKGSSKAISRTTMQVTESMSSTMNATSFTAQSHSAATTNFTFNGKDNDMASTSKMFIKVSNKSPGTTETSTSNKTLMFRGYANGEYPRYGPGDYVTSYNATISGSILNSTLVTYTRGHTWITYAALSPAHSATLHHLNFLI is encoded by the exons ATGGGGAAAGAACGCATCCAGGGTTTGCTGTTGTTCATGGCGTTCGTTCTTGTGCTTTCCTTCGCAGTTTTAGTCACCAGTACAGTATATCCGAGAGGAACGGGAGGAGGATGCGAAG ATAAGGAATCTTGTTTGCTGAGCCCAACCCTTGGGCGCATAGAACTAGTG agAGAGGCGTCTCTGGTGATCATCGCAGAAAAACACAAAAGCGTCCGGAAACACCACTTGAAGCAATGGCCAACGAACGAG GAGTGGACAGCAATCATCGAGGCTCTCGGCAACAACGAGCAGCCAGAGTACGTGGCAAACCACGGCCTGACTGTCCAGCAGATCCAGAATGGGTCCTACGACTACTCCTACGGGAACGACGGCATTTACCACAGCAAAATGTACGGCAAGATTCACACCAACGGCAACAGGGGTCACGCAGCGTCCATGTACTTCCAGATGGCCACCGGGAAGACGGGAACGCCCTCTCTCCATTACGAGTCGGGATTCGTCACCCTCAGTCAAATTCACTTCCTGCAGGGAAGGGGTACCGCCCAATGGAAGGGCAAGGCACAAGGGGCGTTCTTCAACAAAAACCACGACGGGAGCTACACCGTGTTCGCACTGGCCACCGGGACAGTCAAAGGCAGTTCCAAGGCCATTTCCAGGACCACCATGCAAGTCACGGAGTCAATGTCGTCCACCATGAACGCAACAAGTTTCACTGCGCAGTCGCACAGCGCAGCCACCACCAACTTCACATTCAACGGCAAGGACAACGACATGGCGAGTACATCGAAAATGTTCATCAAGGTTTCAAACAAGTCCCCTGGTACGACGGAGACATCGACCAGCAACAAGACCCTGATGTTCAGGGGCTATGCGAACGGCGAGTATCCCAGATACGGCCCAGGAGATTATGTGACCAGCTACAACGCGACCATCTCTGGCTCCATTCTGAATTCGACGCTAGTGACCTACACCCGAGGACACACTTGGATCACGTATGCCGCTTTGAGCCCGGCTCATTCCGCGACACTCCATCACCTCAATTTCTTGATCTAG